The following coding sequences are from one Gadus morhua chromosome 10, gadMor3.0, whole genome shotgun sequence window:
- the matr3l1.2 gene encoding matrin 3-like 1.2, producing MSQKNPSDGGQKGFAVGRGLLAAAETLNYSMNEQRSGPQGRSMGNMVSGMGLGSGVDSQDRNSQMARRGGGSHLGSTMKLFASLGLSPADLDALAQIPEENISVETLPHILMQLKSRKGDAGDRHMAGRDLPSMSPETSYRGGREDWDDMHGGRMGGPSMGQTSARGQSQANYGYGSMQSANSSRGYDFGYGGNNGGGGGGGGGGGGRDGQYSDLSRRDSYGGHAMGSSQSDFMQRRMGSPSQGKVQDFLGATPNMFPHVCALCDFDVHSNMEWNQHTNGLRHAENRKHLLQMYPEWDPGMAKNTSGGGGHHMDAPNLSAGLLGPIPMSQGHSSGGMPSSWGGGPNSGFSNKGMQHSGHSKIMSRVVVAKYDRKPLSKSLIALTEPFGTLREHLVLKNKAFLEMDNHQEAMDMVNYYKKHTANMNGRPLTFYLSKDLMVIEKKNRGAVPPTARSPREVKGQGSQVVFFSNLPREEDKKMELLTIAGRFGTVEKHLFLNEEAFVQLGSQEDAEMMVKYYSVNPLNIRGRPIRLNVCTKYKTLSVNQRGGHPYRGDRGDGGGRRSRDDHSPPPSKSPSKSSSSKASASKGREEKKKSESKQQPVERKTKVEEKEEDEEGAGALEGEEGGEEEEEEDKSKGKEKKDLKKKKVEESEAQSTAPEEEEEEGKEEEEDEEESKQPPTEVQKASGEDLPDGAPDGKDGSEEEKEADDEGGEDREMESQSGPGEDLEGREDAPAETSDMTEDDLHEDMEGSMNEDFPENMEDFVTLDELAEDEDARSEHSDSIDNSRKGGMRVVNLVGFRRGYGFLGELLALAKPFGDVVKHLVLDLRPEAYLQFASEEEAKAMARFYNANVMATVCGKPVRISHSQTYPTIQCGASKVVYVGQLPNTKFKEEDVLKLAESFGKVRKYFLNRIRRECFIEMEDAEDAEKMSDFYKKNPPKMQNKRLSVYVSRKYKQLKYGHRRPMQDGVKRPAKRESSSSTTSKTSKNTEEPPSKKPREEKVPEDEEEEEKEDAEEKEEEEEEKTEESSTEESGEATQPQAGAEPPTLGTEEAKESPDNQKTAEVKCEEVEGEVEGELEVPAGAAGKASQAESPTPEPQPAAEAKPPSASLPLAPYEPETPLGVEYVKMGYYCRVCFLFYSNEDTAKKVHCSSKAHYDKLQKHLEKEQAKAQTPKKGRKAE from the exons ATGTCACAGAAAAACCCATCTGACGGTGGTCAGAAGGGCTTTGCCGTGGGCCGGGGGCTCCTGGCAGCAGCAGAAACCTTGAACTATAGCATGAACGAGCAACGATCTGGGCCGCAGGGCCGGTCAATGGGGAACATGGTTTCTGGCATGGGGCTTGGTAGTGGTGTGGACAGCCAGGACCGCAACTCCCAGATGGCTCGTCGTGGCGGTGGAAGCCATCTTGGCAGCACCATGAAGCTGTTCGCCAGCTTAGGGCTGTCGCCGGCGGACCTCGACGCCCTCGCACAGATCCCTGAAGAGAACATCAGTGTGGAGACCCTGCCCCACATACTCATGCAGCTTAAGAGTCGGAAGGGCGACGCCGGAGACAGGCACATGGCCGGCAGAGACCTACCTTCGATGTCCCCCGAGACCTCCTACCGTGGAGGCAGGGAAGACTGGGACGACATGCATGGGGGGAGGATGGGTGGGCCTTCCATGGGGCAGACTTCAGCCCGTGGCCAATCCCAAGCCAATTACGGTTACGGCTCCATGCAGTCCGCCAACTCTTCCCGGGGCTATGATTTTGGCTACGGTGGCAATAATggcggaggcggtggtggtggtggtggtggcggcggcagaGACGGACAGTATTCAGATCTTTCCCGACGTGACTCCTATGGGGGGCATGCCATGGGGTCCTCTCAGAGCGACTTTATGCAAAGGAGGATGGGCTCTCCGTCCCAAGGCAAAGTTCAAGACTTTTTGGGGGCCACCCCCAACATGTTCCCTCACGTATGTGCTCTTTGTGACTTTGACGTGCATTCCAACATG GAGTGGAATCAGCACACTAATGGACTTCGTCATGCAGAGAACCGGAAGCATCTTCTTCAAAT GTACCCAGAGTGGGACCCAGGGATGGCCAAAAACACATCTGG GGGCGGCGGCCATCACATGGACGCGCCCAATCTCTCTGCTGGCCTGCTGGGACCGATTCCCATGTCTCAGGGCCATTCATCGGGTGGCATGCCCTCCAGCTGGG GAGGTGGGCCTAACTCTGGCTTCTCGAACAAGGGCATGCAACATTCCGGACATTCAAAG ATAATGAGCCGAGTGGTGGTGGCCAAGTATGACCGAAAGCCCCTCAGCAAGAGTTTGATCGCCTTAACCGAACCGTTCGGCACCCTGAGAGAGCACCTGGTGCTCAAGAACAAG GCCTTCCTGGAGATGGATAACCACCAGGAGGCGATGGACATGGTGAACTACTACAAGAAGCACACAGCCAACATGAATGGGAGGCCCCTCACCTTCTACCTGTCCAAGGACCTCATGGTCATCGAG AAAAAGAACCGTGGCGCAGTACCGCCGACGGCGCGCAGCCCCAGAGAGGTGAAGGGGCAGGGCAGCCAGGTGGTGTTCTTCTCCAACCTTCCCAGGGAGGAGGACAAGAAGATGGAGCTGCTCACTATCGCGGGCCGCTTCGGCACCGTGGAGAAGCACCTCTTCCTGAACGAGGAG GCGTTTGTGCAGCTGGGCTCCCAGGAGGATGCAGAGATGATGGTGAAGTACTACAGCGTCAACCCCCTCAACATCCGGGGCCGGCCCATCCGACTCAACGTCTGCACCAAGTACAAGACCCTCAG TGTGAACCAGAGAGGAGGGCACCCGTACCGAGGAGACCGAGGGGACGGCGGGGGCCGACGGAGCAGAGATGACCACAGCCCTCCCCCGTCCAAGAGCCCGTCCAAGAGCAGCTCCTCCAAAGCCTCGGCCTCCAAGggcagggaggagaagaagaagtctGAGTCGAAGCAGCAGCCTGTGGAGAGGAAGACCaaagtggaggagaaggaggaagatgaggagggtgCGGGCGCgttggagggagaggaaggaggagaggaggaggaagaggaagacaagTCCAAAGGAAAAGAGAAGAAGGACTTGAAGAAAAAGAAGGTGGAGGAGTCTGAGGCACAGTCCACAGctccagaagaggaggaggaggaggggaaagaggaggaggaggatgaagaggagtcgAAGCAGCCTCCGACAGAAGTCCAGAAGGCGTCGGGAGAGGATCTCCCCGACGGCGCTCCGGACGGGAAAGACGGTtccgaggaggagaaggaggcagacgacgagggaggagaggacagggagaTGGAAAGCCAGAGTGGACCGGGGGAGGACCTGGAGGGCAGAGAGGATGCTCCTGCAGAGACCTCCGACATGACCGAAGACGACCTGCATGAAGACATG gagGGCAGCATGAACGAGGACTTCCCGGAGAACATGGAGGACTTTGTGACCCTGGACGAGTTGGCGGAGGACGAGGACGCCCGCTCGGAGCACTCGGACTCCATTG ATAATTCAAGAAAAGGG ggcaTGAGGGTAGTGAACCTGGTGGGGTTCCGGCGCGGCTACGGCTTCCTGGGAGAGCTGCTGGCGCTGGCCAAGCCCTTCGGAGACGTGGTCAAACACCTGGTGCTGGACCTGAGGCCCGAG GCGTATCTGCAGTTTGCGTCGGAAGAGGAGGCCAAAGCCATGGCACGGTTCTACAACGCCAACGTCATGGCGACGGTGTGTGGAAAACCCGTTCGGATCAGCCATTCCCAAACCTATCCCACCATCCAG TGTGGTGCCAGTAAAGTGGTGTATGTCGGACAGCTCCCCAACACCAAGTTCAAGGAGGAGGACGTCCTGAAACTAGCCGAGTCCTTCGGTAAAGTCAGGAAATACTTCCTCAACAGGATCCGCAGAGAG TGTTTTATCGAGATGGAAGATGCGGAGGACGCAGAGAAAATGTCAGATTTCTACAAAAAGAACCCACCTAAAATGCAGAACAAGCGCCTCAGTGTCTACGTCAGTAGGAAGTACAAGCAGCTCAAGTACGG CCACAGAAGGCCCATGCAGGACGGGGTGAAGAGGCCTGCCAAGAGGGAGAgctccagcagcaccacctccaaGACCTCCAAGAACACGGAGGAACCGCCCTCCAAGAAACCCAGAGAGGAGAAGGTcccagaggacgaggaggaggaggagaaggaggacgcagaggagaaggaagaggaggaggaggagaagactgaGGAGAGCTCGACGGAGGAGTCGGGGGAAGCGACGCAGCCACAAGCCGGCGCAGAGCCCCCCACCCTGGGGACGGAGGAGGCGAAGGAGAGCCCTGACAACCAGAAGACTGCT GAGGTCAAGTGTgaggaggtggaaggggagGTGGAAGGGGAGCTGGAGGTCCCTGCCGGCGCCGCTGGTAAAGCCAGCCAGGCTGAGAGCCCCACGCCGGAACCCCAGCCCGCCGCGGAGGCCAAGCCCCCCAGCGCCTCGCTGCCGCTGGCCCCGTACGAACCAGAGACCCCCCTCG GTGTGGAGTACGTGAAGATGGGTTACTACTGCAGGGTGTGCTTCCTCTTCTACTCCAACGAAGACACGGCCAAGAAGGTCCACTGCAGCAGCAAGGCGCACTATGACAAGCTACAG AAACATCTTGAAAAAGAGCAGGCGAAGGCCCAAACCCCCAAGAAAGGGAGGAAAGCTGAataa